In Streptomyces sp. HUAS ZL42, the DNA window TGCTCACCGCCGACGCGACCGCGGTCTCGGACGGCGCGGGACTGGCCAGGCGGCTGCTGCGGTACAAGACGCGCGAGCGCATCGCCTCCTACGTGCGGGCCGGTTTCAAGCCCACTCCGGCGAAGCGGCGGCTGGCCGGCGGCTCCCCCGCGTTCCACATCGCGCTGGTCAACGGCTCCCCGGCCGTCATCGCCGTGGTCGACGACCGGGTCGTGGGCGCGGTGGCTTTCGAAGTCAGCGACGGCAAGGTCGCGGCCCTGCGCGGCATCGCCGCCGCAGACCGGCTCGCGCGCCTCAACGAGGCCTGGCGGCAGCACGAACCCGACGCTCCGGTCATCAACGCATGGTGACCAGAGCCACCGGAATCCAGTGACCTGAGTCGGAGCGAGGACGGCGCCCTTCGTCCCCCGGCGCTGCACAGCAGCACGGGGGACGAAGCACGTCGGTCTCCCGAATCAGCCGGCTACTGCGGGAGGACGAGCGAGGCGTTGGAGGCGGCGTGGTCGAACGCCTGCTCCAGAGCGGGGAAGCACGCCAGCAGCTGGGCCCGCAATCGGTTGATGGCCCGGGCGCGGTCGGCTGCCAGGTCCTAGCGGCGGGCGGTGAGGATTTCAGGTCCACCCGTCTCGTCCCAGTCCTGCAGGGCTGCAGGTATGCACCGCGCTCAAGACCTGGCCGGAAGATCACTGAGGTATGTCACTTCAGGAGGCAGCAGCTGCACCGACTGCTGGTTCGCCTGCTTCTTCATCGAGCCGGTCCACGACGATCATCGCCGCATCGTCCGCCAGGTGACCCCCGGTGTGACGGATCAATGCCTGGTGCAGTTGTTCCAGGAACTGCGACGGGGTGCAGGTGGGCACCGCTTCCATGGCCTCGGTCAACGCGAAGAAGACGCTGTCGGGATTGCGGGCTTCGATCACGCCGTCGGTGTGCAGCAGCAGACGGTCACCGGGTGCGAGCGGATACCTCTCCGCCTTGGCGGGAGCGCCGGTGATCAAGTCGTCCAGGCCCAGGGGTGGCAGCGGTGAGCTGGGCATCAGGGCGTGAACCTTGCCCTGGTGCAGTAGCAGCGGAGGCGGATGGCCGCGATTGACCACCTGGACCTCGAAGCCGTCGGGCACCTGCGCCACGAGGGCAGTGACGAAGTCCTCCGCCTGCTCTTCCCTCTCGACCTGGTCGACCGCGCCCGGCGCGGCTCGCTCCCGGTGCAGCGCAGCCGCGCAGTGGTTCATCACCTCCACCAGGTCGTCCTCATAGTGCGCGGCCTCGCGGAAGGCGTTCAGCACGGCCGCAGCCAACCCCACAGCAGGCAGCCCTTTGCCGCGGACGTCGCCCACGATCATCCGGACCCCGTACCGCGTCTCTACGGCTTCGTACAGATCGCCGCCAATCTGCGCTCCCCTTTCGGCTGCGAGATACATGCTGGCCGCCCGTACCGGCCCGAGCCGGGCCGGTACGGGCCGCAGCAGGACTCTTTGTGCTGCCACGGCGACCCGGCGAACCTGGTTGAGCTCGCTCTGTCTGCGTGTGCGCACAGCTTTACTCGTGATGACACTGGCCACGGACACCACCAGGAGGCCGAGGAGGTTGCTGTAGATCAGCAGGCCACCCCACGCCTCGTGCACGGTGGTGGTGGTCAGGCTGACGGCCAGGGCTCCGGCCGCTGCCGCGAGGGTGCCTTTCGGTCCCATAGTCAGCGAAGCCAAGGCCGGCATGGCGACGAGGAGAGGGCCGGTGTAGATATCGTGCGCAGGCGAGAGCTCGATCCCCAGCCCGAACAGTATGATCACGAACGGCACGCACTGCGCGACTCGGAAAACAGCCCGGCTGTGCCCACCCGCTCCGGGCGGAGGAGCCAGGTGGAAGAGCGTCCGCATGGGTACAAGCCTGCCTCGCTGAAGTGGACTGTTCCACTCATTGCTCCCCGGGCGACCGGGGCCGTGACCGAAACCTCGCCGGCGCCGCGGTGCACCCGGGCGCCGCACCTCTCCGAGCGTCGCTCGAACTTTGGTTCAGCCGCCGCCGACAACCTCGACTCCATCGCCGCTCACATCGGCCAACCCGCCTTCAGGCGGTGAGCACCCGCAAGCAGGACGGACGGCTCGCCTTCACCGTACATTGCCGTTCCGCCCGACCCTGGCCTGGTTCATCGCCCGCCGCCCCGGCGGCACCATCGGCGGCGCCCTGCAATTCCGCCACCGGCGCACCCAGATGTTCGAGGGCTACGCGGCACCAGCGACTCCGGCTTCCGTGACGAGGTCGAGGCCGAAGAAGCACTCTCCCTCGGCCAGTACCTCGCCGGGCGCCCTGCCCGGGATCCCGGGCAGGGGAGCCCGTGTTTGGCGGCCACGTACACCGCGAACCAGCGGTACCCCACCATGCCCGCGGTCGACGAGAGTGATGACGCTGCCCGAGCGCTGCGCCACCATGGTGGGCAGCACCGCCCGCATCGCCCGCCAGGAGCCGGACGGGTCGATGTCCAGCATCAGGCTCCACTCGTCTTCGGCGATCTCGTGCACCGGCTTGCCCGAAGGCGCCGCGATCCCGGCATTGTTCACCAGGACGTCGATCCCGCCGAAGCGCTCCGCAGCGTCGTCCGCAGCCCCTTGAGGCGCGGTGGCGGGGCTCGGAGCGGTCGCGTGGGGTCCGGTGAACCTCCCAGTGTGCGGTGGGGATGCCCGTCAGCGCGGTCAGGTCCTCGCCGGTGAGCGGCCTGCACATGGCGCGGCAGGGCATCCGGGGTGGGCGGGGCGGGGGTGTGCAGGTGCCGGCAGCGGGCGGCGGCGTGCGGGTCGTCCGCTGGGTGCGGATGGACCGGGGCTGAGACGGCAAGCCCGGTGTCGGCGATGAGGGTCTCGGGGCGCGGGGGGCCGAAGCAGTTCGCGAACCGGCCGTGGCGCACGGCGAAGCGCGGGGTGCAGCGGCGGTATTCGACGGCGGCGCACAGCAGGGGGCGGGCGGGGCGCGGGACGGCGTACAGGTGCCGGGGTCCGGGTGGTTCGCGGATGTTGCCCCGGCTCCGAATCACGGTGCGGACCGCGATGAGTTCCGGTGCCTGGGCAGGTCTGTCCCTCTACGAAGCGAGAGGAGAAGCGTGATGAGCGCACCCGAAGTCCTGATGGAAGGCATCGTGTTCGGCGAGTCACCGCGCTGGCACAACGAGCGACTCTGGTTCTCCGACTGGGGCGCGCACCAGGTGATCGCGCTTGACTCCGACCGTAGCCACGAGGTGGTGGTAACCGTTCCGTCATTCCCGATGTGCATCGACTTCCTCCCCGATGGGCGACTGCTCGTCGTGGATTCGGTACAGCGACGGCTGCTGCGCCTTGAACCGGACGGATCACTCGCCCGGCATGCCGACCTTTCCAAGGTCTCGGAGAAACCGTGGAACGAAATCGTGGTCGACGGCCTGGGCAACGCCTATGTCAACACCATCGGTTTCGACTTTCCCGGCGGTGAGTTCGCGCCGGGCTTGATCGTGCTCGTCACGCCGGAAGGCAACGTCGATCAAGTTGCCGACGACCTCGCGTTCCCCAACGGTATGGCGATCAGCCCGGACGGTGCCACGCTGATCGTTGCTGAGTCGTATGCGAACCGGCTCACCGCCTACGACATCGCCGGCCTCGGCGGCCTCGGCAACCGGCGCGTGTGGGCGGAGACGCCCGGCGACCACCCGGACGGAATCTGCATGGATGTCGAAGGCGCCGTCTGGTACGCCGACGTCGGCAACCAGCACTGTGTTCGTGTGCGCGAGGGCGGTGAGGTGCTCGCTTCAGTCGACCTGGATCGCGGCGCCTTCGCCTGCGCGCTCAGCCGTGGGGACGACCCCCGCTTGTTCGTCGTCGGCCAGACCTGGGACGGACCCCAGTCGCGGCAACCCAGCGGGCGGGTTGTGGCGTTCCCGGCACCAGCACCGGGTGCCGGGAAACCCAAGGCAGGATAAGTTTCACGCAGCAAGATCGGGAGCACGGCTTCCGCGAACATCATGCGAACGGCCGAAGCCCTGCCATGCGGCGGACCGGAATCAGGCGCGGGCGAGCTCGGCGGCACCGAAGGAGACGTCGAAACGGTCGCACCAGATGCTGACGCTGGTGTAGCGGGCGGGGTCGATGTCCGCGGGCACGGCGTAGTTCTGGCTGCCCTTGTTGCCCTTGAGCTTGCCGAGGCTGACATGTTGCCCGTCGTCGAAGACGTGCCAGCCGGCCTTCCCTGCCTTCACCGGTGCGTCGGTGAGCCACACGCGCAGGTCGGGGCCGTTGCTGGTGTCTAGGTTCTCCAGCCGGACGATGTGGGAGCCGTCGGCCAGCCGTACGAGCTTCACCGTGCCCGAGGTCGTGTGCTCGTGGCTGATCAGCTCACCGGTCGCCAGCGTCTGCGGCCCGGCCGGCGTGGTGGCCGTCCGGGAGGGCGCCGCCGCGGGAGGGGCGGAGGTTTCCACCACCTGGGGCAGGGCCTCCTCGACGGTCTCGTCCTGCCACAGCTTCCACGGCTGGAACCAGTACAGCCCGAAGCCGACTCCGGCGACAGCCACCACCAGCACCCCGATGACCAACGGCCTGGTCAGTACCTTCCGCACGCGCCCCATCCCCGCCTCGCTTCCTGAGAGTCTGTCTGTCCTCCCCATTCAACGGAAGCGGGCGGCCGTCCCACACCCCGCGGGTGATGACGGAATCCTTACGCCGCACCGTCGCATTCAGCGGTGCTCGGGGTTGTCCGCGCCCGGTCGGCAGCCGGCGTCCCACTCCGAGCGCTGGTTGCCGTGGGCCGGGATGCCTCCTGCGCGTTTGAGCAGGGCCGCCAGGTGCATCAGGTTCCAGGTCATGAAGGAGGTGTTGCGGTTGGTGAAGTCGTTGTCCGGGCCGCCCGAACCGGGGTCCAGGTACGAGGGACCGGGCCCGGCCGCGCCGATCCAGCCCGCGTCCGCCTGGGGCGGGATCGTGTAGCCCAGGTGCTGCAGGCTGTAGAGGACGTTCATGGCGCAGTGCTTGACACCGTCCTCGTTTCCGGTGATCAGACACCCTCCGACACGTCCGTAGTAGGCGTACTGGCCCTGGGAGTTGAGCAGGCTGGAGCAGCTGTACAGACGCTCGATGACCTGCTTGGTGACGGAGCTGTTGTCGCCCAGCCAGATGGGCCCGGCAAGGACCAGGATGTCGGCGGCCATCACCTGCTCGTACAGCGTGGGCCAGGCGTCGGTGGCGAAGCCGTGCTCGGTCATGTCCGGGTAGACGCCGGGTGCGATGTCCTGGTCGACCGCGCGGACGAGCTCCGTGGTCACGCCCCTCGAGTCCATGATCGCCCGGCTCTTGTCGATGA includes these proteins:
- a CDS encoding DM13 domain-containing protein is translated as MGRVRKVLTRPLVIGVLVVAVAGVGFGLYWFQPWKLWQDETVEEALPQVVETSAPPAAAPSRTATTPAGPQTLATGELISHEHTTSGTVKLVRLADGSHIVRLENLDTSNGPDLRVWLTDAPVKAGKAGWHVFDDGQHVSLGKLKGNKGSQNYAVPADIDPARYTSVSIWCDRFDVSFGAAELARA
- a CDS encoding flavodoxin family protein → MAVPAAPSTEDGYRFDDLHALFINCTLKPSPQLSHTQGLIDKSRAIMDSRGVTTELVRAVDQDIAPGVYPDMTEHGFATDAWPTLYEQVMAADILVLAGPIWLGDNSSVTKQVIERLYSCSSLLNSQGQYAYYGRVGGCLITGNEDGVKHCAMNVLYSLQHLGYTIPPQADAGWIGAAGPGPSYLDPGSGGPDNDFTNRNTSFMTWNLMHLAALLKRAGGIPAHGNQRSEWDAGCRPGADNPEHR
- a CDS encoding SMP-30/gluconolactonase/LRE family protein, which produces MSAPEVLMEGIVFGESPRWHNERLWFSDWGAHQVIALDSDRSHEVVVTVPSFPMCIDFLPDGRLLVVDSVQRRLLRLEPDGSLARHADLSKVSEKPWNEIVVDGLGNAYVNTIGFDFPGGEFAPGLIVLVTPEGNVDQVADDLAFPNGMAISPDGATLIVAESYANRLTAYDIAGLGGLGNRRVWAETPGDHPDGICMDVEGAVWYADVGNQHCVRVREGGEVLASVDLDRGAFACALSRGDDPRLFVVGQTWDGPQSRQPSGRVVAFPAPAPGAGKPKAG
- a CDS encoding PP2C family protein-serine/threonine phosphatase, giving the protein MIILFGLGIELSPAHDIYTGPLLVAMPALASLTMGPKGTLAAAAGALAVSLTTTTVHEAWGGLLIYSNLLGLLVVSVASVITSKAVRTRRQSELNQVRRVAVAAQRVLLRPVPARLGPVRAASMYLAAERGAQIGGDLYEAVETRYGVRMIVGDVRGKGLPAVGLAAAVLNAFREAAHYEDDLVEVMNHCAAALHRERAAPGAVDQVEREEQAEDFVTALVAQVPDGFEVQVVNRGHPPPLLLHQGKVHALMPSSPLPPLGLDDLITGAPAKAERYPLAPGDRLLLHTDGVIEARNPDSVFFALTEAMEAVPTCTPSQFLEQLHQALIRHTGGHLADDAAMIVVDRLDEEAGEPAVGAAAAS